From a single Geoanaerobacter pelophilus genomic region:
- the hisS gene encoding histidine--tRNA ligase: MAITGIKGFNDILPGEVEKWQYIEATARRVFELYGFSEIRIPIMEKTELFARSIGDATDIVEKEMYSFVDKGDNRVTLRPEGTASVMRAFIEHKLYAQDSVSKLYYMGPMFRYERPQKGRYRQFHQIGAEVTGVVDPMIDAQVLNMLCHFFAELGLTEPRLEINSLGCPECRPAYRQALKDFLRSRLELLCDDCKRRFETNPLRALDCKAAGCKEATAGAPSVLDNLCAGCEDHFSKTKQYLDSAGTPYSVNSRMVRGLDYYTRTTFELVTGLLGSQSAVAAGGRYDGLISELGGPAIPGIGFAMGVERVALLLSDKNFTRRPDLFIAALGTEARGFAFKLMGELQAKGVSVEIDYDGKSLKSQLRRSDKFNSRFTLVIGEDEIAKGTAQFKDMDKGTQADIRLETQDIFAALRP, from the coding sequence ATGGCAATTACCGGCATAAAAGGGTTCAACGACATCCTTCCTGGGGAGGTCGAGAAATGGCAGTATATAGAGGCAACCGCACGTAGAGTGTTTGAGCTTTATGGCTTTAGTGAAATTCGCATTCCAATCATGGAAAAAACCGAGCTGTTTGCCCGATCAATCGGTGATGCCACTGATATCGTCGAGAAGGAGATGTATTCATTTGTCGACAAGGGGGACAACCGGGTAACGCTCAGGCCGGAAGGTACTGCCAGTGTGATGCGGGCCTTCATCGAGCATAAACTCTATGCGCAGGATTCCGTATCTAAGCTGTACTATATGGGACCGATGTTTCGCTATGAGCGCCCGCAGAAGGGGCGTTACCGACAGTTTCATCAGATAGGTGCTGAGGTGACCGGTGTTGTCGATCCTATGATTGACGCACAGGTGCTTAACATGCTCTGTCACTTTTTCGCTGAACTCGGCTTAACTGAGCCGCGCCTGGAGATTAACTCGCTTGGCTGTCCGGAATGTCGTCCTGCATACCGGCAGGCTCTCAAAGATTTCCTCCGTTCCCGGCTGGAACTTTTGTGTGATGATTGCAAACGCAGGTTTGAAACCAATCCTTTGCGGGCACTCGATTGCAAGGCTGCCGGATGCAAAGAGGCTACAGCGGGAGCTCCATCCGTTTTGGACAATCTCTGCGCTGGCTGCGAAGATCATTTCTCCAAGACAAAACAGTACCTTGACAGCGCTGGAACCCCATATTCAGTAAATTCTCGGATGGTTAGAGGGCTGGATTACTATACCAGAACTACTTTTGAACTGGTGACCGGTTTGCTTGGCTCGCAGAGTGCGGTTGCTGCCGGTGGCAGGTACGATGGCCTGATATCTGAACTGGGGGGGCCGGCAATCCCTGGGATCGGTTTTGCCATGGGGGTTGAGCGAGTGGCCTTGCTGCTATCTGACAAGAATTTTACCCGCCGACCGGATCTCTTTATTGCCGCACTGGGCACTGAAGCCCGTGGGTTTGCATTCAAATTGATGGGGGAATTGCAGGCTAAAGGGGTGAGTGTGGAAATTGATTATGACGGGAAAAGCCTGAAAAGTCAGTTGCGCCGGTCGGATAAATTCAATAGTCGCTTTACCCTGGTTATTGGTGAAGACGAGATTGCCAAGGGCACTGCTCAGTTCAAGGATATGGATAAAGGCACGCAAGCCGATATTCGCTTGGAAACCCAAGATATTTTTGCCGCTTTACGACCATAG
- a CDS encoding flagellar basal body protein — MNDVSSIAQSSLNALTTKLEVSANNIANSATEGFRSSQVNLAARQDGGVDATVATTDEQVNISREAVEMLSTVNGFKANLQVLKADKEMTKSLLDIIS, encoded by the coding sequence ATGAATGACGTCAGCAGCATAGCCCAAAGCAGCCTTAATGCCCTTACCACCAAGCTCGAAGTTTCGGCAAACAACATTGCCAATTCAGCCACCGAAGGGTTCAGATCTTCACAGGTAAACTTGGCGGCAAGGCAAGATGGAGGTGTAGACGCGACAGTAGCAACAACCGATGAACAGGTCAATATCTCCCGCGAAGCGGTTGAGATGCTTTCGACAGTCAACGGTTTCAAGGCTAACCTGCAGGTGTTAAAAGCCGACAAGGAGATGACCAAAAGTCTGCTGGACATCATTTCCTAG
- the rimP gene encoding ribosome maturation factor RimP: MSQNSVTEKVTKIAESIAGSLGLELVDVEYQRVGRSMVLRLFIDKSGGVTLDDCSDFSHEFSQLLDVEDVISEHYTLEVSSPGLDRPLKREEDYVRYAGRLVKIRTFELLPDADGNKRKTFLGNLIGLEDGTVKIQLKEGQLAEIPLNKIAKANLEFEM; the protein is encoded by the coding sequence ATGTCCCAGAATTCAGTAACAGAAAAAGTAACCAAGATTGCTGAGAGCATCGCTGGCTCACTCGGTTTAGAGCTGGTAGATGTAGAGTATCAGCGCGTGGGCAGATCTATGGTGCTGCGGCTTTTTATCGACAAAAGTGGCGGGGTTACCCTTGATGACTGCTCTGATTTCAGTCACGAGTTTTCCCAATTGCTTGACGTTGAAGATGTTATCAGTGAACACTATACTCTTGAGGTTTCTTCACCTGGCCTTGACCGGCCTTTGAAGCGCGAAGAGGACTATGTCAGGTATGCTGGTCGCCTGGTGAAGATCCGGACATTTGAATTGCTTCCGGATGCTGATGGTAATAAGCGCAAGACCTTTCTCGGCAACTTGATTGGTCTGGAAGACGGTACTGTCAAAATCCAGCTTAAAGAGGGGCAATTGGCCGAAATCCCTTTAAATAAAATTGCTAAAGCGAATCTCGAATTCGAAATGTAA
- the bioB gene encoding biotin synthase BioB: protein MNTNYHELSSRIISGHDINEQEAALLATLSGVELYELFIAASRVRDHFLGTKIHLCSIINAKSGRCPENCSFCAQSAHHKTDTPVFPLVDEEAIVTAAKCAAAEGSGCFGIVTSGTGISKGKELDQIIRAIKRIRSETGITPACSLGIIDLETAQALKEAGAGTYHHNLETARSFFPQVCSTHQYDEDIATVKVAKDAGLRVCCGGILGLGENVTQRIEMAFTLRELKVDSVPLNFLNPIPGTKLEGTSHITPMECLQAIALFRLILPDRQIPVCGGREHNLRDLQSWIFLAGASGTMIGNYLTTAGRQPEQDWQMLKDLELEVDSCNG from the coding sequence ATGAATACTAATTATCATGAACTAAGCTCAAGAATTATCTCCGGCCACGACATCAACGAACAAGAAGCAGCCCTTCTGGCAACGCTAAGCGGTGTGGAGCTCTACGAGTTATTCATCGCTGCCTCTCGGGTTAGAGACCACTTTCTTGGCACTAAGATCCATCTCTGCTCCATCATCAATGCGAAATCTGGCCGGTGCCCGGAAAACTGCTCTTTCTGCGCCCAATCAGCTCATCACAAAACAGATACGCCAGTTTTTCCCCTTGTTGACGAAGAAGCAATTGTTACTGCAGCAAAGTGCGCTGCAGCAGAAGGTTCTGGCTGCTTCGGCATCGTCACCAGCGGCACCGGAATATCCAAAGGGAAAGAACTGGATCAGATAATTCGGGCCATCAAACGTATCCGCTCTGAAACAGGCATAACTCCAGCCTGCTCGCTCGGGATAATAGACCTCGAAACAGCCCAGGCTCTCAAGGAAGCGGGAGCAGGCACCTACCATCACAACCTGGAAACAGCGCGCAGCTTTTTCCCTCAGGTATGCTCTACCCATCAATACGACGAAGATATTGCAACAGTCAAGGTCGCAAAGGACGCAGGACTGCGCGTCTGTTGCGGCGGAATTCTGGGGCTTGGCGAAAACGTTACCCAGAGAATCGAGATGGCCTTTACCCTTCGTGAACTCAAGGTGGATTCTGTGCCGCTCAACTTCTTGAATCCGATACCCGGCACCAAGCTGGAAGGGACGTCTCACATCACGCCAATGGAATGCCTGCAGGCGATTGCCTTATTTCGGCTGATACTTCCTGATCGGCAGATACCGGTATGTGGCGGGCGCGAACATAACCTGCGTGATCTCCAGTCCTGGATTTTCCTGGCTGGAGCAAGCGGAACCATGATCGGCAACTACCTCACGACTGCCGGCCGTCAACCAGAACAGGACTGGCAGATGCTGAAAGATCTGGAGTTGGAGGTAGATAGCTGCAATGGCTAA
- the bioA gene encoding adenosylmethionine--8-amino-7-oxononanoate transaminase → MTASNNTEQLREYDRKHIWHPFTQMSEWEGSDPLVIVRGEGCWLIDSDGNRYLDGVGSIWTNVHGHAVPEINQAIKEQLDRIEHSTLLGLTNDKAAILAKQLVDIAPEGITKVFYSDNGSTAVEIGLKMAFQYWQHLGKPGKTRFISFRNAYHGDTIGAVSVGGIDLFHAVFNPLLFKAIHAPSPYCYRCELCPEKNHNHCQKECLTELERLIATNADELAGLVIEPLVQGAGGMIVQPPGFLQRVRELCDKYDILMIADEVAVGFGRSGKMFACQQEGITPDIMALSKGITGGYLPLAATMTTQQVYDAFLGEYRELKTFFHGHTFTGNPVCCTAALASLELFNKKQILAALPPKIDYLAERLGHIITHDHVGDVRQCGLIAGIELVKNKTTREPYIWEERIGVQVCQEAQKHGLFLRPLGNVIVIFPPLVISLDELKLLMDGIEASIQTICSNS, encoded by the coding sequence TTGACAGCTAGCAATAACACCGAACAACTGCGCGAATACGACAGAAAGCATATCTGGCACCCTTTTACCCAAATGAGCGAATGGGAAGGGTCTGATCCGCTGGTCATCGTCCGCGGAGAGGGTTGCTGGCTCATCGACAGTGACGGGAACCGCTACCTTGATGGCGTTGGGTCTATCTGGACTAACGTCCACGGCCATGCCGTACCGGAGATCAACCAGGCAATCAAGGAGCAACTAGACCGGATCGAACACTCCACCCTGCTCGGCCTTACCAATGACAAAGCCGCCATCCTGGCAAAACAACTCGTAGATATCGCACCTGAAGGCATTACCAAGGTATTTTATTCAGACAATGGCTCAACCGCTGTAGAGATTGGGCTGAAGATGGCGTTTCAGTACTGGCAGCATCTAGGTAAACCTGGCAAAACAAGGTTTATCTCATTCCGCAATGCCTACCATGGCGACACTATCGGTGCAGTCAGCGTGGGGGGAATTGACCTCTTCCATGCCGTCTTTAACCCGCTTCTTTTCAAGGCGATCCATGCACCCTCCCCTTACTGCTACCGTTGCGAATTATGCCCAGAGAAAAACCATAATCATTGCCAAAAGGAATGCCTTACCGAACTGGAACGCCTGATAGCAACCAACGCCGATGAACTGGCCGGGCTTGTCATAGAGCCTTTGGTTCAGGGGGCTGGCGGAATGATTGTGCAGCCTCCTGGCTTTTTGCAACGGGTCAGAGAGTTATGCGACAAATACGACATCCTGATGATTGCGGATGAAGTCGCAGTGGGATTCGGCAGAAGCGGAAAAATGTTTGCCTGCCAACAGGAAGGGATAACACCTGATATCATGGCGCTGTCAAAGGGGATTACCGGAGGTTACCTGCCCCTGGCGGCCACAATGACCACCCAACAGGTATACGACGCATTTCTGGGGGAATATCGCGAACTGAAAACCTTTTTCCATGGCCATACGTTTACCGGGAATCCGGTGTGCTGTACTGCCGCCCTTGCCAGCCTCGAGCTGTTCAACAAGAAGCAGATTCTAGCTGCACTGCCCCCTAAGATTGACTATTTAGCCGAAAGACTCGGACATATCATCACGCATGATCATGTTGGTGATGTTCGCCAATGTGGCCTGATTGCAGGGATTGAGTTGGTAAAAAACAAAACAACCCGCGAGCCATACATATGGGAAGAACGCATCGGTGTCCAGGTTTGTCAGGAAGCGCAAAAGCACGGTCTGTTTCTCCGGCCTCTGGGCAATGTTATCGTGATATTCCCTCCGTTGGTGATCTCTTTGGATGAATTGAAACTCCTTATGGATGGTATCGAAGCATCAATCCAAACTATCTGCAGTAACTCTTAA
- a CDS encoding RrF2 family transcriptional regulator: MMELTRKGEYAIRGIIHLAKLKPGSVALISEIAESTGVPQTFLAKILQSFAKIGLVNSFRGTGGGFVLGRSPSQITLLEVVEAVEGPIMPNRCMMDATGCEFNSTCLVHPVWREVQSKVVEILGSVTIEELAKN; encoded by the coding sequence ATGATGGAGCTTACCCGAAAGGGTGAATATGCAATTCGCGGGATCATCCACTTGGCCAAGTTGAAGCCAGGCTCTGTTGCTCTGATCAGCGAGATTGCAGAGTCTACAGGAGTTCCTCAGACGTTTCTCGCTAAAATCCTGCAAAGTTTTGCAAAAATTGGTTTAGTTAACTCTTTCAGGGGTACAGGTGGCGGTTTTGTTCTTGGCCGGTCACCGTCACAGATTACCTTGCTTGAAGTAGTTGAGGCTGTCGAAGGGCCTATTATGCCTAACAGATGCATGATGGATGCTACGGGATGCGAATTCAACAGCACCTGTCTTGTTCATCCTGTATGGCGGGAAGTACAAAGCAAGGTTGTGGAAATTCTGGGCAGTGTTACAATTGAAGAGTTGGCCAAGAATTAA
- a CDS encoding DUF448 domain-containing protein, producing MVKNSPERSCLGCRSTKAKQDLLRFVLAPDGTLIPDILAKLPGRGAYTCLKKGCLEEALKRNQFSRVFKTPVTVADKREFVESVLVRLEDRIASYVALANKAGKVISGSDMVAEAIKKNNAGIVVIAKDVSSEIGQKTEYLATRAAIPCYRALTRDRIGALLGKGLRSSVAIQNGDFVPVVLKEIERFRNFSEEGAHE from the coding sequence ATGGTAAAAAATAGCCCTGAGCGCAGTTGTCTGGGGTGCCGATCGACAAAAGCCAAACAGGACCTTCTGCGTTTTGTTCTGGCACCTGATGGTACCCTGATACCGGATATTCTTGCTAAATTGCCGGGCAGGGGCGCATATACCTGCTTAAAGAAGGGCTGCCTGGAAGAAGCGTTGAAAAGGAACCAGTTCTCGCGGGTTTTTAAGACGCCGGTGACTGTTGCTGATAAACGAGAATTTGTTGAGAGTGTTTTAGTGAGGCTCGAAGATAGAATCGCCTCATATGTTGCACTAGCTAATAAGGCCGGTAAGGTCATTTCCGGTAGTGATATGGTGGCCGAGGCCATTAAGAAAAATAATGCAGGGATTGTGGTTATAGCCAAAGATGTATCATCCGAAATCGGCCAGAAAACAGAATATCTTGCTACTAGAGCAGCGATACCCTGTTACCGTGCTTTGACACGTGATAGAATCGGCGCACTGCTTGGCAAAGGGCTGCGCAGTTCAGTGGCTATTCAAAATGGCGATTTTGTACCAGTAGTCTTAAAAGAGATTGAACGCTTCAGGAACTTCTCTGAGGAAGGGGCGCATGAATGA
- a CDS encoding cytochrome ubiquinol oxidase subunit I: MSVVTLSQLQFAATGMFHWIFVPLTLGLSIMTAWMETKYVTTGDETWLRMTKFWGKLFLINFALGVVTGITMEFQFGMNWSEYSRYVGDIFGAPLAIEATLAFFLESVFIGVWIFGWNKISKKAHLVTIWLASVATNVSALIILLANAWMQKPVGYVIRNNRAEMNDFLAVLTNDYGWIKFIHTLLSGYALAAFVIMGVSAWHLLRKNENDFFVRSFRMAAVWAFVATLGVAVTGDMHAVEIAEHQPTKFAAMESQWETRRGVGMSLLLIPDVARECNNVDMFCIPNMLSILAFHDATGEIKGLKEFPKELRPPVLPTFLSFRAMTGLGMFMLLTSLAGIVLSRRQKFVEYRAFLTLMVCAIPAPYLAEQLGWVVAELGRQPWIVYGVLKTADAVSKSITTTQVILSLIGFTVLYGMLGAIDIFLLVKYAKKGPDKDVSSIINVQGRA; the protein is encoded by the coding sequence ATGAGTGTCGTCACTCTCAGTCAGCTGCAGTTTGCAGCAACCGGCATGTTCCATTGGATATTCGTTCCTCTAACGCTGGGGTTGTCCATAATGACGGCCTGGATGGAGACAAAGTACGTAACAACCGGCGACGAGACCTGGTTACGCATGACCAAATTCTGGGGCAAGCTGTTTCTGATTAATTTTGCACTGGGGGTTGTCACCGGTATTACTATGGAATTTCAGTTCGGGATGAACTGGTCCGAGTATTCTCGTTATGTCGGCGATATTTTCGGCGCTCCTCTGGCCATAGAAGCCACGCTTGCCTTTTTCCTTGAATCGGTTTTTATCGGCGTCTGGATATTCGGTTGGAACAAGATCTCTAAAAAGGCGCATTTGGTTACTATTTGGCTGGCCTCGGTCGCTACCAACGTATCAGCACTAATAATCCTCTTAGCCAATGCCTGGATGCAGAAGCCTGTTGGCTATGTGATTCGCAACAATAGAGCGGAAATGAATGATTTCTTGGCTGTGCTGACCAACGACTATGGCTGGATCAAATTCATTCATACACTGCTTTCCGGATACGCGTTGGCAGCTTTTGTCATAATGGGCGTCTCTGCCTGGCACCTGCTCAGAAAAAATGAAAATGACTTCTTTGTCCGGTCATTCAGGATGGCTGCGGTCTGGGCCTTTGTCGCAACCCTTGGAGTAGCCGTGACCGGTGATATGCATGCTGTTGAAATAGCCGAGCACCAGCCTACCAAGTTTGCAGCTATGGAGTCGCAATGGGAAACAAGGCGCGGTGTCGGCATGAGTCTGTTGCTGATTCCTGATGTGGCACGTGAGTGTAACAACGTCGATATGTTCTGTATCCCCAACATGCTAAGTATTCTGGCATTTCATGACGCAACAGGCGAAATCAAGGGCCTTAAAGAGTTTCCTAAAGAGCTTCGCCCACCGGTCCTGCCGACCTTCCTCAGTTTCCGGGCGATGACCGGTCTGGGGATGTTTATGCTGTTAACCAGTCTTGCGGGGATCGTTCTGTCGCGTCGTCAGAAATTCGTCGAGTATCGTGCCTTCCTGACCTTGATGGTATGTGCTATTCCCGCCCCTTATCTGGCTGAACAGTTAGGCTGGGTTGTAGCTGAATTGGGTCGGCAACCATGGATCGTTTACGGAGTCCTGAAAACTGCTGATGCTGTTTCCAAATCGATCACCACAACTCAGGTAATTCTGTCATTGATAGGTTTTACAGTTCTCTATGGGATGTTAGGCGCTATCGATATCTTCTTGTTGGTTAAATACGCCAAAAAGGGACCGGATAAAGATGTTTCCAGTATCATAAATGTTCAGGGGAGGGCATAA
- the nusA gene encoding transcription termination factor NusA translates to METNFNLKHTIDQIVKEKAIDRQVILEALEQAVLTAANKKYRNTRDLEAHYNADLGEVELFEFVTVVEEVQDSYKEITLDEAREEDPEVEVGDSIGMKLPSSEFSRIAAQTAKQVIIQKVREAERETIFNEFKDRVGEVINGLVRRYEKGDLIIDLGRAEAVLSNKELAPREVYRQGDRVKALITDIRMTTKGPQIILSRTHPGMLVKLFEAEVPEIAEGIVEIMGVVREPGSRAKIAVYSHDSDVDPVGACVGMRGSRVQNVVSELRGEKIDIIPWSEDIARFACNALSPAQVTKVFIDEENRAMEIVVADDQLSLAIGKRGQNVRLAAKLTGWRIDMKSETRQAEGELLEFASYDGTLNEVAAAEADAEATETVAAPEAEV, encoded by the coding sequence GTGGAAACAAATTTTAATCTCAAACACACCATCGACCAGATCGTCAAGGAAAAGGCGATTGACCGGCAGGTGATCCTCGAGGCGCTGGAACAGGCTGTTCTTACTGCCGCCAACAAGAAGTATCGCAACACCCGAGACCTTGAGGCTCATTACAACGCCGATCTTGGCGAGGTGGAGCTGTTCGAGTTCGTTACGGTCGTTGAGGAAGTTCAGGATTCCTATAAGGAGATTACCCTGGACGAAGCCCGTGAAGAGGATCCAGAGGTTGAAGTCGGTGACTCTATCGGGATGAAGCTTCCCTCCAGTGAGTTTTCACGTATTGCCGCGCAGACCGCCAAGCAGGTGATTATTCAGAAAGTACGTGAAGCAGAGCGCGAGACGATCTTCAATGAATTCAAGGATCGGGTCGGTGAGGTCATTAACGGGCTGGTCAGGCGTTACGAAAAGGGTGACCTGATAATCGATCTGGGTCGTGCCGAGGCGGTGCTTTCCAATAAGGAACTGGCTCCTCGCGAGGTTTATCGCCAGGGAGACAGGGTGAAGGCGCTGATTACCGATATCCGGATGACGACAAAAGGGCCACAGATTATTCTTTCGCGAACTCATCCCGGCATGCTGGTAAAACTGTTCGAGGCCGAGGTGCCTGAGATAGCCGAAGGAATCGTAGAGATCATGGGAGTTGTCAGGGAGCCCGGCAGTCGGGCAAAGATCGCCGTTTATTCCCATGATTCCGATGTCGATCCTGTCGGCGCCTGCGTCGGGATGAGAGGAAGCAGGGTCCAGAACGTGGTGTCCGAACTCAGAGGCGAAAAGATCGACATTATCCCCTGGTCAGAAGATATCGCTCGATTTGCCTGTAATGCCTTATCGCCGGCACAGGTTACCAAGGTATTCATTGATGAAGAGAATCGCGCCATGGAGATTGTTGTAGCCGATGATCAGCTCTCGCTCGCTATTGGCAAGAGGGGACAGAACGTCAGGTTGGCTGCCAAACTAACCGGCTGGCGGATCGATATGAAGAGTGAAACCCGGCAAGCAGAAGGGGAGCTCCTCGAATTTGCTTCATATGATGGGACACTCAACGAGGTTGCTGCTGCTGAAGCTGATGCAGAAGCTACTGAAACTGTTGCCGCCCCAGAGGCTGAGGTTTAA
- the bioD gene encoding dethiobiotin synthase: protein MAKAKGIFITGTDTGVGKTIAAAALARLLKTSGINVGVMKPVTSGCRVSADKLISDDAELLAWGAGISEVTSDIAPYLLREPLAPSEAALRDGTRIDFTTIIDAFNRLEQQHDFVIVEGAGGLMVPLAGGLLVADLITHLNLPALVVTRPNLGTINHTLLTTFAAKQMGINVAGIIINNFPADPDDAESYAPHMLGSLASAPILGVFPKIEATDLHLVVEQLAEAIAAHPLTRFLKEELGIDS, encoded by the coding sequence ATGGCTAAAGCTAAAGGGATCTTCATCACTGGAACCGACACCGGAGTCGGCAAAACCATTGCAGCAGCAGCGCTTGCCAGGCTGTTAAAAACAAGCGGCATCAATGTCGGCGTTATGAAGCCGGTAACCAGCGGGTGCCGGGTCTCAGCCGATAAGCTGATTTCCGACGACGCTGAGTTGCTTGCCTGGGGTGCCGGCATATCCGAGGTAACCTCTGACATTGCCCCTTATCTCCTGCGAGAGCCGCTGGCACCCTCAGAAGCAGCCTTACGCGATGGCACCAGAATCGATTTCACCACCATCATCGATGCCTTCAACAGGCTGGAGCAACAACACGACTTTGTCATAGTTGAAGGGGCTGGAGGCTTGATGGTCCCGCTTGCCGGAGGACTTCTGGTGGCAGACCTTATCACCCATCTCAACCTCCCGGCCCTGGTGGTTACCCGACCCAATCTCGGCACTATCAACCATACCCTGCTGACCACGTTTGCCGCAAAACAGATGGGAATTAACGTTGCCGGAATTATTATCAACAATTTCCCCGCCGATCCAGACGATGCAGAATCATACGCTCCCCATATGCTCGGCTCACTTGCCAGCGCCCCGATACTTGGGGTATTCCCAAAAATTGAAGCGACCGATCTTCATCTGGTTGTGGAGCAATTGGCTGAGGCCATTGCCGCTCACCCCCTGACCCGTTTCCTGAAAGAGGAGCTTGGCATTGACAGCTAG
- the cydB gene encoding cytochrome d ubiquinol oxidase subunit II yields MDISVFQIIWFVLWGVLWAVYFMLDGFVLGTGFLAGILAKNDTEKRVLINSVGPVWDGNEVWLITAGGATFAAFPTTYALMFSNLYSALILLLFALIVRGVSFEFRGKLEGSTWKKSWDVAIIISSFLPALLFGVAFGNIFKGIPMKNDFAAVNFSYDGTLIGLLNPYGLVTGILFVLLFAVHGALYVAIKTSDELSQRAGVLANKLWFPLLVVAVAFLGYSYPATKLYANFLNAPILVIIPLIAVASLLLVKLFALKGAMHKAFLFSCLTIVFVVFTGVTGLFPNLIPSSLDPASNLTIFNSSSSLLTLQIMTVVALIMVPTVICYKIWVYRIFRAPVRAEDVLTDPHAY; encoded by the coding sequence ATGGATATATCCGTTTTCCAAATCATCTGGTTCGTGTTGTGGGGAGTTTTGTGGGCGGTTTATTTTATGCTTGACGGTTTTGTGTTGGGCACTGGTTTCCTGGCCGGTATTCTGGCAAAGAATGATACCGAAAAACGAGTTTTGATTAATTCCGTCGGACCTGTCTGGGACGGTAACGAAGTCTGGTTGATTACTGCCGGTGGCGCCACTTTTGCGGCCTTCCCGACAACCTATGCCCTTATGTTTAGTAATCTTTATTCAGCTCTGATCCTGCTACTGTTCGCCTTGATCGTGCGCGGGGTCTCTTTTGAATTCAGAGGCAAGTTGGAGGGTAGTACCTGGAAAAAATCCTGGGACGTTGCCATTATAATTTCGAGCTTTTTACCGGCACTGTTGTTTGGTGTTGCCTTTGGCAATATCTTTAAAGGTATTCCGATGAAAAATGACTTTGCTGCCGTCAATTTCAGCTATGATGGTACGCTGATCGGTTTGCTTAATCCCTATGGCCTAGTCACCGGTATTTTGTTTGTGCTCTTGTTCGCGGTTCACGGCGCGCTCTATGTGGCTATCAAGACCAGCGACGAATTGAGTCAACGGGCCGGAGTTCTGGCAAACAAACTGTGGTTCCCACTGCTGGTTGTTGCTGTAGCGTTCCTGGGCTATTCTTACCCGGCCACGAAGTTATACGCCAACTTCCTTAATGCGCCGATCCTTGTCATTATTCCTCTGATCGCAGTTGCTTCGTTACTTCTGGTTAAGCTCTTTGCCCTTAAGGGAGCGATGCATAAAGCATTTCTCTTTTCATGCCTGACTATAGTTTTTGTGGTTTTCACTGGAGTGACCGGGCTGTTCCCCAACTTGATACCGTCTAGTCTTGATCCAGCTTCAAACCTGACGATCTTCAACTCCTCGTCAAGCCTGCTGACACTACAAATCATGACTGTTGTAGCGCTGATTATGGTGCCGACGGTAATCTGCTACAAAATCTGGGTGTACCGGATCTTCCGGGCTCCGGTCAGGGCAGAGGATGTGTTGACGGATCCACATGCATATTGA